In a single window of the Bacteroidia bacterium genome:
- the sucC gene encoding ADP-forming succinate--CoA ligase subunit beta yields the protein MKIHEYQGKEIFRKYGVPVPKGIVVKTPEEAKQAAIELGSSVIVVKSQIHAGGRGQGKVYDANDRSKMLSDRGVKVVKSPQEAEDFARLVLGNILVTKQTGEEGKIVKTMYIEEGCAIEKEYYLSITLDRSTAKNVIIASAEGGMDIEKVAEEHPEKIVKEWIDPLTGLRPYQITKIGYALGFTPDLVKQFIPFMNALYKCYMEGDCSLVEVNPMVVTKDGKILALDSKINFDDNALFRHPEYASLRDLNEEEPLEIEASQYNLNYIKLDGNVGCMVNGAGLAMATMDIIKLSGGEPANFLDVGGTANAKTVEAGFRIILKDPNVKAILIN from the coding sequence ATGAAGATTCACGAATATCAAGGAAAAGAGATTTTCCGCAAGTACGGTGTTCCTGTACCAAAAGGGATTGTAGTTAAAACTCCCGAAGAAGCTAAGCAAGCTGCTATTGAATTAGGTAGCTCTGTGATAGTGGTAAAATCACAAATACATGCAGGTGGACGCGGACAAGGTAAAGTATATGACGCCAACGATAGAAGTAAGATGCTTTCAGATCGCGGGGTAAAAGTAGTCAAGTCCCCTCAAGAAGCAGAAGATTTTGCTCGTTTAGTGCTGGGAAATATCTTAGTTACTAAACAAACAGGAGAAGAGGGTAAAATCGTAAAAACAATGTATATAGAAGAGGGGTGTGCAATTGAAAAAGAATATTACCTTTCGATTACCCTTGACCGTTCCACTGCAAAAAATGTGATTATTGCTTCTGCCGAAGGGGGTATGGATATTGAAAAAGTAGCCGAAGAGCATCCCGAAAAAATTGTCAAAGAATGGATTGACCCTTTGACAGGGCTTCGCCCTTACCAGATTACAAAAATAGGCTATGCACTAGGCTTTACTCCTGATTTAGTCAAGCAGTTCATTCCTTTCATGAATGCTCTGTACAAATGCTACATGGAAGGCGATTGCTCTTTAGTGGAAGTCAATCCTATGGTAGTTACAAAAGATGGTAAGATACTCGCTTTAGACTCCAAAATTAACTTTGATGACAATGCTTTATTTAGACATCCTGAATACGCCTCTTTGAGAGACTTAAATGAGGAAGAACCCCTGGAAATTGAAGCTTCTCAATACAATCTTAACTACATAAAATTAGATGGCAATGTGGGTTGCATGGTTAATGGTGCAGGTCTAGCTATGGCAACCATGGATATTATCAAGCTTTCAGGAGGTGAACCTGCCAATTTTTTAGATGTAGGAGGTACAGCGAATGCTAAAACCGTAGAAGCTGGGTTTAGAATAATTCTCAAAGACCCGAACGTCAAAGCTATCTTGATTAACG